In Fusarium musae strain F31 chromosome 7, whole genome shotgun sequence, a single window of DNA contains:
- the ATG8 gene encoding ubiquitin-like protein atg8 (EggNog:ENOG41~BUSCO:EOG09265BTA) — translation MRSKFKDEHPFEKRKAEAERIRQKYSDRIPVICEKVEKSDIATIDKKKYLVPADLTVGQFVYVIRKRIKLSPEKAIFIFVDEVLPPTAALMSSIYEEHKDEDGFLYITYSGENTFGDALE, via the exons ATGCGCAGCAAGTTCAAGGACGAGCATCCCTtcgagaagcgcaaggctgAGGCCGAGCGCATTCGACAGAAGTACTCTGACCGCATTCCC GTCATTTGCGAAAAGGTCGAGAAGAGTGACATCGCGACcatcgacaagaagaagtacCTTGTCCCCGCCGATTTGACCGTTGGCCAGTTCGTCTACGTCATCCGCAAGCGAATCAAGCTCTCCCCCGAGaaggccatcttcatcttcgtcgacGAAGTGCTTCCCCCAACGGCTGCCCTCATGAGCAGCATCTACGAGGAACACAAGGATGAGGACGG TTTCCTATACATTACCTACTCAGGCGAGAACACCTTCGGTGATGCTTTGGAGTAA
- the RPN8 gene encoding proteasome regulatory particle subunit (EggNog:ENOG41~BUSCO:EOG09263KRO~MEROPS:MER0030134) encodes MPTTTAETLSLVTRNVTVAPLVLLSAVDHYNRTVSTKTKRRVVGVLLGQNDGNDVRVSNSFAVPFEEDEKDPSVWFLDHNYVESMNDMFKKVNAREKLIGWYHTGPKLRASDLEINELFKRYTPNPLLVIVDVQPKESGVPTDAYFAVDEIKDDGTTTARTFVHTPSVIEAEEAEEIGVEHLLRDIRDVAAGTLSTRVTNQLQSLQGLHLRLRDIGTYLQKVLDRQLPVNHAILGNLQDVFNLLPNLSAPEGDGKSGGGELAYAMSVKTNDQLMAIYLSSLIRAITAFHDLIENKIQNRQQQEEKEAKKEELNGKDEKKEGANGSSGDTKEGAEKDKETKK; translated from the exons ATGCCTACTACAACAGCAGAAACTCTCTCCCTCGTTACTCGAAACGTCACCGTTGCGCCCCTCGTCCTTCTCTCAGCCGTTGACCACTACAACCGAACTGTTTCTACCAAGACGAAGCGACGAGTAGTTGGTGTTCTTCTAGGACAAAATGATGGAAACGACGTGAGAGTGTCAAACAGTTTTGCTG TTCCcttcgaggaggatgagaaggaccCTTCAGTATGGTTCCTTGACCACAACTACGTCGAGTCAATGAACGACATGTTCAAGAAAGTCAACGCCCGAGAGAAGCTTATAGGATGGTATCACACTGGTCCCAAGCTACGTGCATCCGATTTGGAAATCAATGAGCTCTTCAAGCGCTACACACCCAACCCTCTGCTCGTTATTGTCGATGTTCAGCCCAAGGAGTCGGGAGTTCCTACAGATGCTTACTTCGCCGTTGACGAGATCAAGGAC GACGGCACAACCACTGCCCGAACATTTGTTCACACCCCTTCCGTTATCGAGGCCGAGGAAGCAGAGGAAATTGGTGTCGAGCACCTTCTAAGAGATATCCGCGACGTGGCCGCCGGCACATTGTCCACACGAGTCACAAACCAGCTTCAATCACTCCAGGGCTTGCACCTGCGCCTTCGAGATATTGGCACATACCTCCAGAAGGTCCTCGACAGGCAACTACCAGTCAACCACGCGATCCTCGGAAACTTGCAGGATGTCTTCAACCTATTGCCTAATCTCTCGGCACCCGAAGGAGATGGCAAGTCTGGCGGTGGCGAATTGGCATATGCGATGAGCGTCAAGACCAACGACCAGCTTATGGCTATTTACCTGAGCAGTCTGATCCGCGCCATCACAGCATTCCACGATCTGAttgagaacaagatccaAAACAGACAACagcaggaggagaaggaggctaaGAAGGAAGAGCTTAATggaaaggatgagaagaaggaaggtGCCAACGGTTCAAGTGGTGACACCAAGGAGGGCGCGGAAAAGGATAAGGAGACTAAGAAATAA
- the TRP3 gene encoding anthranilate synthase / indole-3-glycerol phosphate synthase (EggNog:ENOG41~BUSCO:EOG09260XOG) translates to MDAIKETFRRCKEQNRSALVTYVTAGYPKPEDTPSILLALEKGGADVIEVGAPFTDPIADGPTIQTANTIALENGVTIESTLAMVKEARSRGLKAPVMLMGYYNPLLSYGEEKLLQDCHSSGINGFIVVDLPPEEAISFRKLCNKGRLSYVPLIAPATSDTRMKILCQLADSFIYVVSRMGVTGATGTLNANLPDLLDRVKKYSGNKPAAVGFGVSTREHFLSVATLSDGVVVGSQIITTIKNAAPGQALADVEKYCAYLSGRDSDENTREVGLVEAVAGAKEPSGENVTVSGTVTDADITAEEDSALVAQLAALHGKIPERFGEFGGQYVPESLMDCLSQLEDGFNAIKDDPSFWEEYRSYYEYMGRPGHLHLAERLTEHAGGANIWLKREDLNHTGSHKINNALGQLLLARRLGKKRIIAETGAGQHGVATATVCAKFGMECTVYMGAEDVRRQALNVFRMRLLGAKVVAVEAGSKTLRDAVNEALRAWVVDLDTTHYIIGSAIGPHPFPTIVRTFQSVIGNETKQQMLEKRGKLPDAVVACVGGGSNAVGMFYPFENEPTVKLLGVEAGGDGVDTARHSATLTGGSKGVLHGVRTYVLQDKHGQITETHSVSAGLDYPGVGPELSSWKDNERAKFVAATDAEAFLGFKLMSQLEGIIPALETAHGIFGAIELAKTMKKGEDLVICLSGRGDKDVQSVAEELPKLGPKIGWDLRF, encoded by the exons ATGGACGCTATCAAAGAGACCTTCAGGCGCTGCAAGGAGCAGAACAGG TCTGCGCTGGTAACATATGTCACTGCTGGCTACCCCAAGCCTGAGGACACACCCAGCATCCTCCTGGCTCTCGAGAAGGGTGGCGCCG ACGTTATCGAAGTCGGTGCGCCGTTCACCGACCCAATTGCCGACGGCCCTACTATCCAGACTGCCAACACG ATCGCCCTCGAGAATGGCGTCACAATCGAGTCCACATTGGCGATGGTGAAGGAGGCCCGGTCTCGCGGTCTCAAGGCCCCCGTCATGCTTATGGGTTACTACAACCCTCTCCTAAGCTAcggcgaggagaagctgcTCCAAGACTGCCACTCCTCTGGTATCAATGGTTTCATCGTCGTCGACTTGCCTCCCGAGGAGGCTATTTCTTTCCGAAAGCTCTGCAACAAGGGCCG TCTCTCATATGTTCCTCTTATCGCCCCTGCTACATCAGATACCCGAATGAAGATTCTCTGCCAGCTCGCCGATTCATTCATCTACGTCGTCTCTCGCATGGGCGTCACCGGCGCCACCGGCACTCTAAACGCGAATCTTCCCGACCTTCTGGATCGAGTGAAGAAGTACAGTGGCAACAAGCCCGCTGCTGTCGGTTTCGGTGTCAGCACTCGAGAGCATTTCCTAAGTGTCGCTACTTTGTCAGACGGTGTCGTTGTCGGCAGTcagatcatcaccaccattaAGAACGCCGCTCCTGGCCAGGCTCTTGCCGATGTCGAGAAGTACTGTGCCTACCTATCAGGCCGCGATTCTGATGAGAACACGAGAGAGGTCGGtcttgttgaggctgttgctggGGCTAAGGAGCCCAGCGGCGAGAATGTTACCGTCAGTGGTACCGTCACAGATGCCGATATCACTGCTGAGGAGGACAGCGCCCTGGTTGCTCAGCTCGCTGCTCTTCACGGCAAGATCCCCGAGCGATTTGGCGAGTTCGGTGGTCAGTACGTTCCTGAGAGTCTGATGGACTGCTTGTCACAACTGGAGGATGGATTCAATGCGATTAAGGACGATCCTTCTTTCTGGGAGGAATACCGATCCTACTACGAGTACATGGGGCGACCCGGCCACTTGCACTTGGCTGAGCGACTCACTGAGCACGCTGGTGGTGCCAACATCTGGCTCAAGCGTGAGGATCTGAACCACACTGGTAGtcacaagatcaacaacgcTCTGGGACAGCTTCTCCTTGCTCGGAGACTCGGAAAGAAGCGTATTATCGCTGAGACTGGTGCTGGTCAGCACGGTGTTGCTACCGCTACCGTTTGTGCCAAGTTCGGCATGGAGTGCACAGTTTACATGGGAGCT GAGGACGTCCGACGACAGGCCCTCAACGTTTTCCGTATGCGACTTCTCGGCGCCAAGGTTGTTGCTGTCGAAGCTGGCAGCAAAACTCTTCGAGACGCTGTCAACGAGGCCCTCCGCGCTTGGGTCGTTGACTTGGACACCACCCATTACATCATCGGTTCTGCGATCGGACCTCACCCCTTCCCCACCATTGTCCGAACCTTCCAGTCAGTGATTGGTAACGAGACCAAGCAACAAATGCTCGAGAAGCGAGGCAAGCTTCCCGATGCTGTTGTGGCCTGTGTTGGCGGTGGCAGCAACGCTGTCGGCATGTTCTACCCCTTCGAGAATGAGCCTACTGTCAAGCTTCTGGGTGTTGAAGcaggtggtgatggtgttgacacCGCCAGACATAGTGCCACTCTCACTGGTGGCTCCAAGGGTGTCTTGCATGGTGTGAGGACATATGTTCTCCAGGACAAGCACGGCCAAATCACGGAGACACATTCCGTTTCCGCTGGTCTCGATTACCCCGGTGTCGGCCCTGAGCTGAGCTCTTGGAAGGACAACGAGCGAGCCAAGTTCGTTGCTGCCACTGATGCTGAGGCATTCCTTGGTTTCAAGCTCATGAGTCAGCTCGAGGGTATCATTCCTGC
- a CDS encoding hypothetical protein (EggNog:ENOG41~BUSCO:EOG09261VUC) encodes MFSSRKENDDPPVYPAVPNSLRPESFEMAEMRKVQEARAATAPNATPYLSLRARLSQIWVNRWTILLILVLVRVMILIVDLKENVGDAKVKALSACTKVEDVGSAMASMPHYLSRGVNELAASGIEKSVDAMVYLLDLVLVGVKNMIVFYINFLTATYVCLITAMVHGSLDVVADVTEGATEKFNSVIDKAVDKIESLSKELEDGINKVTKGIEDSVFGDLVPNIPKVDFSSPVKELKDFDIKSEDFAKDVRKLEDDLPDFREVQNLTEQAISIPFDFVRKALNETYGNYKFDRDVFPLAQKKKLTFCSENTALNDFFNNLFELIHKARTIFIAVLIILALAAIVPMAWLEIRRWRRQQHHARLIAQNSYDPMDIVYIASRPMTATAGIKIASHFKGKRQILVRWLIAYATSVPALFILSLAIAGFFSCFCQWLLLKAIRDQVPALAGQVGAFADDVVENLESVSAEWAHDANGVIMNFNSEINNDVLGYVTNATDAVNDTLNTFLDTMNDGLDTVFKGTILLDPIKTVIHCVIGIKIESVQKGLTWVHDHAQVNFPLFENNTFSEGAKDSVEGDSELNTFLASPSSATTDEVTGAVKAVTDWLHGKLIQDALISTGILLVYVLVVLIGTVWTLVGMVSPDKGRAEGGMRYTGDNRPGFSPRVGHHDPANPDGATHFPRFGSSSGEIDHYREDAPRHDEKFMSGATGARATQVDGHQRSSSYGYLDTASGKY; translated from the coding sequence ATGTTCTCCTCACGGAAAGAAAACGACGACCCGCCGGTCTATCCGGCCGTACCCAACTCCCTCCGGCCAGAATCATTCGAAATGGCCGAGATGCGAAAAGTTCAAGAAGCTAGAGCCGCTACTGCTCCAAATGCTACTCCCTATCTCAGCCTCAGAGCAAGGCTCTCTCAAATATGGGTGAATCGCTGGAcaatcctcctcatcctggTCCTGGTCCGAGTTATGATCCTCATCGTTGACCTTAAAGAAAATGTCGGAGATGCCAAAGTCAAAGCCCTATCCGCCTGTACCAAAGTGGAAGATGTTGGCAGCGCCATGGCCTCCATGCCTCATTATCTCTCTAGGGGCGTGAACGAACTTGCAGCCTCTGGAATCGAGAAGTCAGTTGACGCCATGGTGTACTTGCTCGACCTGGTCCTTGTCGGCGTCAAGAACATGATCGTGTTCTACATCAACTTTCTAACTGCCACTTACGTGTGCCTGATTACCGCCATGGTCCACGGAAGTCTGGATGTTGTTGCCGATGTCACTGAAGGAGCAACTGAAAAGTTCAACAGCGTGATTGACAAGGCTGTGGACAAAATAGAAAGTCTCTccaaggaacttgaagatggcattAACAAGGTCACCAAGGGAATTGAAGACTCTGTCTTTGGAGACCTTGTTCCCAATATCCCCAAGGTTGACTTCTCCAGCCCCGTCAAGGAACTCAAGGACTTTGACATCAAGTCCGAAGATTTCGCCAAGGATGTCCGTAAATTGGAAGATGATCTCCCTGACTTCCGAGAAGTCCAGAACTTGACAGAGCAAGCCATCTCGATTCCGTTCGACTTCGTCCGCAAAGCCCTCAACGAGACCTACGGCAATTACAAATTCGATCGAGATGTCTTCCCTCtcgcccagaagaagaagctgaccTTCTGTTCTGAGAACACTGCTCTCAACGATTTCTTCAACAACCTATTCGAACTTATCCACAAAGCTCGaaccatcttcatcgctgTCTTGATTATTCTCGCTCTGGCCGCCATTGTTCCCATGGCCTGGCTTGAGATCAGACGCTGGCGGCGACAACAGCATCATGCTCGTCTTATTGCTCAAAACTCGTATGACCCTATGGACATTGTCTACATTGCGTCTCGACCCATGACGGCTACTGCGGGCATCAAGATCGCATCGCACTTCAAGGGCAAGCGACAGATTCTTGTACGATGGCTGATCGCTTATGCTACGTCCGTCCCAGCCCTCTTCATCCTGTCTCTTGCCAtcgctggcttcttctcttgcttTTGCCagtggcttcttctcaaggcgATCAGAGACCAAGTGCCTGCCCTCGCAGGTCAAGTTGGCGCATTTGctgacgatgttgttgagaacCTCGAAAGCGTTTCGGCTGAATGGGCCCATGACGCTAACGGCGTGATTATGAATTTCAACAGTGAAATTAACAACGACGTCCTCGGCTATGTTACCAACGCCACGGATGCTGTGAACGACACTCTCAACACATTTCTTGATACCATGAATGATGGGCTTGACACTGTCTTCAAGGGAACCATCCTTCTTGACCCTATCAAGACAGTCATTCACTGTGTTATCGGCATCAAGATCGAGAGCGTGCAAAAGGGACTCACCTGGGTTCATGACCACGCCCAAGTCAACTTCCCACTCTTCGAAAACAATACCTTCAGCGAGGGTGCGAAGGACTCGGTTGAAGGTGACTCGGAGCTTAACACGTTCCTGGCATCCCCGTCGTCCGCCACTACTGATGAGGTCACAGGGGCTGTCAAGGCAGTTACAGATTGGCTTCACGGGAAGCTGATCCAAGATGCTCTTATCTCTACCGGTATCCTTCTAGTGTATGTACTTGTTGTCCTTATTGGCACAGTCTGGACACTTGTCGGCATGGTCTCACCGGACAAGGGCCGCGCCGAAGGTGGTATGCGCTATACTGGAGACAACAGACCGGGCTTTAGTCCTCGTGTCGGACACCATGATCCCGCCAATCCCGATGGCGCAACACACTTTCCTCGTTTTGGGTCCTCCTCTGGCGAGATAGATCATTACAGAGAAGATGCTCCCAGGCATGACGAGAAGTTCATGTCTGGTGCGACAGGGGCCCGTGCTACACAGGTGGACGGCCACCAAAGAAGCAGCTCCTACGGCTACCTAGACACGGCAAGTGGCAAATACTAG
- a CDS encoding hypothetical protein (BUSCO:EOG09262CUO) — protein MAARRPSRRLTAYLASPSTRSQRTQFASTRRWLSSSAGPKASRSSYFNYSPLWLAAVALGAVAPLAYKMAEMEPINADPSTLADRDAQKKRESGVNEDSPMRLRMEKFIREQQALIVAELERVDGKKFRKDEWERPNGGGGTTCVLQEGNVFEKAGLGVSVVYGSLPKPAIEKMRANHKTMDPNMESIDFFAAGLSMVLHPYNPMAPTVHLNYRYFETANPDGTSQAWWFGGGCDLTPSYLFDEDAIHFHKTIKAACDAHDKDYYPRFKKWCDEYFYNKHRGEARGIGGIFFDDLDETERDRENTFSFVQDCLKAFLPSYIPIIEKRKDMPYTEAEKDWQQLRRGKYVEFNLVHDRGTAFGLNTPGSRVESILMSLPLTAGWKYMHEPEPKSREQRLVDVLRDPKEWV, from the exons atggCTGCCAGGCGGCCTTCCCGGCGCCTTACTGCGTACCTTGCATCTCCTTCCACACGCTCCCAAAGAACACAATTCGCTTCTACGAGACGCTGGCTGTCTAGTTCTGCCGGTCCTAAAGCTTCACGATCCTCCTATTTCAACTACTCTCCTCTGTGGCTCGCTGCTGTTGCCCTCGGTGCAGTCGCCCCATTAGCTTACAAGATG GCCGAAATGGAACCTATTAACGCCGACCCTTCTACTCTCGCCGACCGCGATGCCCAGAAAAAGCGAGAGTCTGGCGTTAACGAGGACTCGCCTATGCGCCTGCGTATGGAAAAGTTTATTCGGGAGCAGCAGGCTCTGATTGTCGCCGAGCTCGAGAGAGTTGATGGCAAAAAGTTTCGCAAGGATGAGTGGGAGCGCCCCaatggcggcggcggcacaACCTGCGTCCTTCAAGAAGGCAACGTCTTCGAGAAGGCTGGTCTTGGCGTGAGTGTCGTCTACGGCTCGCTCCCCAAGCCTGCCATTGAGAAGATGCGCGCAAACCATAAAACCATGGACCCCAACATGGAGTCGATCGACTTCTTCGCTGCGGGCCTCAGCATGGTTCTGCATCCTTACAACCCTATGGCCCCGACGGTGCACCTGAACTACCGATACTTTGAGACAGCCAACCCCGACGGTACATCTCAAGCTTGGTGGTTCGGTGGTGGTTGTGATTTGACACCCTCCTACCTCTTCGATGAGGATGCCATTCACTTCCATAAGACGATCAAGGCAGCTTGCGACGCTCACGACAAGGACTACTACCCACGATTCAAGAAGTGGTGCGATGAGTATTTCTACAACAAGCATCGGGGCGAGGCCCGTGGCATTGGTGGTATCTTCTTCGACGACCTTGATGAGACCGAGCGCGATCGCGAGAACACCTTTTCGTTCGTCCAGGACTGCCTCAAGGCCTTCCTGCCCTCCTACATTCCCATCATCGAGAAGCGAAAGGACATGCCCTACACTGAGGCAGAGAAGGATTGGCAGCAGCTGCGCCGTGGCAAGTATGTCGAGTTCAACTTGGTGCACGACCGGGGTACAGCATTTGGTCTGAACACCCCCGGATCAAGGGTCGAGAGTATCCTTATGAGCTTACCGTTGACGGCTGGCTGGAAGTACATGCATGAGCCCGAGCCTAAGAGCAGGGAGCAGCGCTTGGTTGATGTCCTCAGGGACCCCAAGGAGTGGGTTTGA